Proteins encoded by one window of Roseibium sp. Sym1:
- a CDS encoding aldose epimerase family protein gives MIKDFGVLADGTAIQEITLRKGSLEASVLTLGAIIRDLKVNGQSVVLGFDDLQSYLDHSPYFGVVAGRCANRIAGGRMTIEGQDYQLDLNENGRHHLHGGSEGFSRRVWSIEQSDKASVLLKLVSEDGDMGYPGRVESLLRYTLTGTGALRLKMTATTDRTTPVNLTQHSYFNLDGSASILDHTLEIAAGAYLPVDGDLIPTGEIRKVAWTPYDFQEGRKLRRKPGEEDVIYDHNFCLGDAPRDQVQFAAALEDAAGDRRMEVWTTEPGLQLYDAAGVNVPVPGLDGRHYGAHAGLCLEAQRWPDSVNQDGFTSVLLRPSETYSHVTEFRFS, from the coding sequence ATGATCAAGGATTTTGGTGTCTTGGCCGATGGCACGGCCATTCAGGAAATCACCTTAAGAAAAGGGAGCCTGGAAGCATCCGTCCTGACCCTGGGCGCCATCATTCGCGACCTCAAGGTGAATGGCCAGTCCGTTGTTCTGGGGTTTGACGACCTGCAGAGCTACCTGGACCATTCGCCCTATTTCGGCGTCGTGGCGGGGCGCTGCGCCAACAGGATCGCGGGTGGCCGGATGACCATCGAAGGGCAGGACTACCAGCTCGATCTCAATGAAAACGGCCGGCACCACCTGCATGGCGGCTCGGAAGGCTTTTCCCGGCGTGTCTGGAGCATTGAGCAAAGCGACAAGGCCAGCGTCCTCCTGAAACTCGTGTCCGAGGACGGCGACATGGGCTATCCCGGGCGCGTGGAAAGCCTGCTGCGCTATACCCTGACCGGGACAGGCGCCCTGCGGCTGAAAATGACGGCGACCACGGACCGGACCACACCGGTCAACCTGACACAGCACAGCTATTTCAATCTTGACGGCAGCGCGTCCATTCTGGACCACACGCTGGAAATTGCCGCCGGCGCGTATCTGCCCGTGGACGGGGACCTGATCCCGACGGGCGAAATCCGCAAGGTCGCCTGGACGCCATATGATTTCCAGGAAGGCCGCAAGCTCAGGCGCAAGCCCGGCGAGGAGGACGTGATCTACGATCACAATTTCTGCCTCGGCGACGCGCCGCGAGACCAGGTGCAATTCGCCGCCGCTCTTGAAGATGCCGCCGGAGACCGGCGCATGGAGGTCTGGACCACGGAACCCGGGCTGCAGCTCTACGATGCCGCGGGGGTGAATGTCCCCGTCCCCGGTCTGGACGGCAGGCACTATGGAGCGCATGCCGGGCTTTGCCTTGAGGCGCAGCGCTGGCCGGACAGTGTCAATCAGGACGGTTTCACGAGTGTTTTGTTACGGCCCTCAGAGACTTATAGTCACGTAACGGAATTCCGTTTTTCCTGA
- a CDS encoding bifunctional enoyl-CoA hydratase/phosphate acetyltransferase: protein MATNRTYDQIKVGDSAEIVRECSSNDLLVFAHASGNHNPIHLPDTDWTGDGHIDKPVAPAMWVGGLASAVLGNILPGPGTVYKAQSFRFLGAAAVGDKLHVRVTATEKKPDNIILFDMSVTRADGVRLVEGVAEVKAPTETIEFDSSNIPALLVQRHRHFNRMIELAKTLPALPTAVAAPDDPNSLEGALMAAREGLIDPVLIGARERIEAAARELNEDIGAYELIDIEDELEAAGRAVAMVHEGRAKAVMKGHLHTDHLLHHVVKRDGGLRTKRRISHVFVMDIPGRKTPVLISDAAINISPDLNTKVDITQNAIDAARSLGLETPRVGVLSAIETVNPAIPSSLDAAILSKMAERGQITGAVVDGPLAMDNAIDVQAARTKGITSLVAGHAEVLIVPNLESGNMLAKELTFIAHAEAAGLVLGAKVPVMLTSRADDGRARLASCALALLYMHWQSKGAPAGIFDREED, encoded by the coding sequence ATGGCGACGAACAGGACTTACGACCAGATCAAGGTGGGCGACAGCGCGGAGATCGTCCGGGAGTGTTCCTCCAACGACCTTCTGGTCTTTGCCCATGCATCCGGCAACCACAATCCGATCCACCTGCCGGACACGGACTGGACCGGTGACGGCCACATCGACAAGCCGGTGGCCCCGGCCATGTGGGTGGGCGGACTGGCTTCCGCGGTGCTCGGCAACATTCTTCCCGGGCCCGGAACGGTCTACAAGGCGCAGTCCTTCCGGTTCCTCGGCGCCGCCGCCGTCGGAGACAAGCTCCATGTCAGGGTAACCGCCACCGAAAAGAAACCCGACAACATCATCCTGTTCGACATGAGCGTGACCCGCGCGGACGGCGTCCGGCTGGTTGAAGGCGTGGCCGAAGTCAAGGCCCCCACCGAGACCATTGAATTCGATTCCAGCAACATTCCCGCGCTGCTCGTCCAGCGCCACCGGCACTTCAACCGGATGATCGAGCTGGCCAAGACGCTGCCCGCCCTGCCGACCGCCGTGGCCGCGCCAGACGACCCGAACTCCCTGGAGGGCGCGCTGATGGCTGCCCGCGAAGGTTTGATCGACCCGGTGCTGATCGGTGCGAGGGAGCGAATCGAAGCCGCCGCCAGGGAGCTGAATGAAGACATCGGCGCCTATGAACTGATCGACATCGAGGACGAACTGGAGGCAGCCGGCCGGGCGGTCGCGATGGTCCACGAAGGCCGGGCGAAGGCGGTCATGAAGGGCCATCTCCACACGGACCACCTGCTGCATCATGTGGTCAAGCGCGACGGCGGCCTCAGGACCAAACGACGGATCAGCCACGTCTTCGTCATGGACATTCCGGGCCGCAAGACACCTGTTCTGATTTCCGACGCGGCGATCAACATCTCGCCGGACCTCAACACCAAGGTCGATATCACCCAGAATGCCATCGACGCCGCCCGGTCTCTTGGTCTGGAAACACCCCGGGTCGGCGTCTTGTCAGCAATCGAGACGGTCAACCCGGCCATTCCTTCAAGCCTCGACGCCGCGATCCTTTCCAAGATGGCGGAACGCGGCCAGATCACCGGCGCGGTCGTCGACGGGCCGCTGGCAATGGACAATGCCATTGACGTGCAGGCAGCCCGCACAAAGGGCATCACGTCGCTGGTGGCCGGTCATGCCGAGGTGCTGATCGTCCCCAACCTGGAATCCGGCAACATGCTGGCCAAGGAACTGACCTTCATCGCGCATGCGGAGGCCGCAGGTCTTGTCCTCGGCGCCAAGGTACCGGTCATGCTGACCAGCCGCGCCGACGACGGCCGCGCGCGGCTGGCCTCCTGCGCGCTGGCGCTGCTTTACATGCACTGGCAATCCAAGGGGGCTCCGGCCGGCATCTTCGATCGCGAGGAAGACTGA
- a CDS encoding acetate/propionate family kinase gives MERVILVLNSGSSSIKFTLYTGTRDLLKGQISGLGATPHIRLTSRASGTEIDRPLTGAEGKTHGTALAALLPVLESELGGRSVDAVGHRVVHGGVTHAAPLRITADVMTELRALEPLAPLHQPHNLAGIEAARAAFPRAQQTACFDTAFHRNHPWVNDTFALPRPLYDEGVRRYGFHGLSYEYICRYLKETRPETFSGRVIVAHLGNGASMCAIRDGQSIGSTMGFTALDGLPMGTRCGQLDPGVVLYLLTTKGLSADEVSDLLYKNSGLKGLSGISQDMRTLTESDDPRAAEAIDYFVFRIRREIGAMAAVLGGLDTVVFTGGIGENAAPIREKICAGQDWLGLSIDPARNLDHREDISAEASSVRVLVIPTNEEETIRRHTEALLDDVTAPA, from the coding sequence ATGGAACGGGTGATCCTGGTCCTGAATTCAGGCTCCTCCTCGATCAAGTTCACGCTTTACACCGGAACCCGCGATCTGCTGAAAGGCCAGATCTCGGGACTGGGAGCAACGCCGCACATCAGGCTCACATCAAGGGCCTCCGGCACCGAGATCGACCGGCCGCTGACCGGGGCCGAAGGCAAGACACACGGGACGGCGCTGGCGGCCCTGCTGCCGGTCCTGGAAAGCGAGCTGGGCGGGCGCAGCGTGGACGCGGTCGGCCACCGCGTCGTCCATGGCGGGGTAACCCACGCCGCTCCGCTCAGGATTACCGCTGACGTGATGACGGAACTGCGCGCGCTGGAGCCGCTGGCACCCCTGCATCAGCCCCATAACCTGGCCGGTATCGAGGCGGCCCGCGCGGCCTTTCCACGGGCCCAGCAGACAGCCTGCTTCGATACCGCCTTTCACCGCAACCATCCCTGGGTGAACGATACCTTCGCGCTGCCACGTCCGCTCTATGACGAGGGCGTGCGCCGTTACGGATTTCATGGCCTGTCCTACGAATATATCTGCCGCTACCTGAAGGAAACGCGGCCGGAGACCTTTTCAGGACGGGTGATCGTCGCCCATCTGGGCAACGGCGCCTCCATGTGCGCGATCCGGGACGGCCAGAGCATCGGCTCCACGATGGGGTTCACCGCCCTGGACGGCCTGCCGATGGGGACCCGATGCGGCCAGCTGGATCCGGGTGTGGTGCTGTACCTCCTGACCACCAAGGGCCTGTCCGCGGACGAGGTCTCCGACCTGCTCTACAAGAATTCCGGCCTGAAGGGCCTGTCCGGCATCAGCCAGGACATGCGCACCCTGACGGAAAGCGACGATCCGCGCGCAGCGGAAGCGATCGACTATTTCGTGTTTCGAATCCGGCGGGAAATCGGCGCAATGGCGGCCGTGCTCGGCGGCCTGGACACTGTGGTGTTCACCGGTGGCATCGGAGAAAACGCGGCGCCGATCCGCGAGAAGATCTGTGCCGGACAGGACTGGCTGGGGCTCTCGATCGACCCGGCCCGCAACCTCGATCACCGGGAGGACATTTCCGCCGAAGCGTCAAGTGTCAGGGTCCTGGTCATTCCGACAAACGAGGAGGAAACGATCAGGCGTCACACGGAGGCCCTGCTGGACGATGTGACCGCACCCGCGTGA
- a CDS encoding TadE/TadG family type IV pilus assembly protein → MNPGNKSGITSLLARVMLPRSVRRVVRDRRGVAATEFALILPFMFIILIGMAEITGAMNNDRKVSRISNSITDLVAQAQTVTPAELTAVMDLGEVILAPDPADDLYIIIASVTFDEDGDPEVDWSYDSDGGAPWTPGAAPPITLPDTIGTPNSSIVVGQSTLEYTPPFSGLFTSYFSRNSMLELSDTYYLRPRLTDTVECPAC, encoded by the coding sequence ATGAACCCTGGGAATAAGTCCGGCATCACTTCGCTGCTGGCGCGTGTCATGCTACCGCGGTCCGTGCGCAGGGTTGTGCGGGACAGGCGTGGTGTTGCCGCCACCGAATTCGCCCTGATCCTGCCGTTCATGTTCATCATCCTGATCGGCATGGCGGAAATCACCGGCGCCATGAACAACGACCGCAAGGTCAGCCGTATTTCCAACTCGATCACCGATCTGGTCGCCCAGGCACAGACGGTCACACCTGCCGAACTCACGGCGGTCATGGACCTGGGAGAGGTCATCCTGGCGCCTGATCCCGCAGACGATCTTTATATCATCATCGCGAGCGTGACCTTTGACGAGGACGGCGACCCCGAGGTCGACTGGAGCTACGATTCCGACGGCGGCGCTCCCTGGACTCCGGGCGCCGCCCCGCCGATCACGCTGCCCGACACGATCGGGACGCCCAACTCCTCTATCGTGGTCGGCCAGTCGACGCTTGAATATACTCCACCGTTTTCCGGGCTCTTCACCAGCTATTTCTCCCGGAATTCCATGCTCGAGCTGAGCGACACCTATTATCTGCGTCCCCGGTTGACGGATACGGTCGAATGCCCCGCCTGCTGA
- a CDS encoding HAD family hydrolase, with protein MRKPITTVVFDIGNVLIDWNPEYLFARLIPEETARKTFLETVCTAEWNLQQDLGRPWPEAVAMLQAQHPDKSELIEAYYTRWHDMVPGEIPETPDLLATLKEAGIPLYAITNFSGEKFGEAQARFPFLKTSFLDIVVSGDEQLAKPDPRIYEILFERNGLDPATCLFIDDSEQNVATAGRLGMTAHHFRDAEGLRRQLAELGLPA; from the coding sequence ATGCGCAAGCCTATCACGACCGTGGTCTTCGATATAGGAAATGTCCTGATCGATTGGAATCCCGAGTATCTCTTTGCCCGACTGATCCCTGAAGAAACAGCACGAAAAACATTTCTGGAAACCGTGTGTACGGCTGAATGGAACCTGCAGCAGGATCTCGGCCGTCCCTGGCCGGAGGCTGTCGCGATGCTGCAGGCGCAACATCCCGACAAGTCCGAGCTGATCGAGGCCTATTACACACGCTGGCACGACATGGTTCCGGGCGAGATTCCGGAGACACCCGACCTGCTTGCCACCCTCAAGGAGGCCGGCATACCGCTCTACGCCATCACCAATTTCTCAGGCGAGAAATTCGGCGAAGCCCAAGCCCGGTTTCCGTTTCTCAAGACCAGCTTTCTGGATATTGTCGTTTCGGGGGATGAACAGCTGGCCAAGCCCGACCCCCGGATCTACGAGATCCTGTTTGAACGCAACGGTCTTGATCCGGCCACCTGCCTGTTCATCGATGACAGCGAACAGAATGTCGCCACCGCAGGGCGTCTCGGCATGACGGCACATCACTTCAGGGATGCCGAAGGCCTGAGGCGGCAACTCGCCGAGCTGGGCCTGCCCGCCTGA
- a CDS encoding histone deacetylase family protein, with protein MKTVFSDIQLAHAPAQEISDGELKPAVEIPSRAEIVLKTIRDRGVGDVVAPQDFPARPLQRVHSPDYVSFLEGFWDLWTAAGRTGEAFPFVWPIRSLRQDVQVNHIDGLLGRYSMDAGTPLGEHTYRAARASADTALTAAKMVLDGAPSVFSLCRPPGHHAGFDFFGGYCFFNNAAVAAQYLRDYGLHRVAILDVDYHHGNGTQALFYDRPDVLFLSLHADPKDEYPYFLGYSDETGEHAGTGFTRNWPLPLGTDWESYSLALEEACRWLLVYKPEAMIVSLGLDCYENDPISGFRFKSEDFLRLGQRLKKVGVPTIFLMEGGYAVDALGTNCVNVLEGFEG; from the coding sequence GTGAAGACTGTTTTTTCAGACATCCAGCTCGCGCATGCGCCGGCTCAGGAAATTTCCGACGGTGAGCTGAAGCCCGCCGTCGAGATCCCGAGCCGGGCCGAAATCGTGCTCAAGACCATCCGCGACAGGGGTGTCGGCGACGTCGTTGCTCCGCAGGACTTCCCGGCAAGGCCTCTGCAACGTGTTCATTCGCCGGACTATGTGTCGTTTCTGGAAGGGTTCTGGGATCTGTGGACGGCGGCGGGCCGCACCGGGGAAGCCTTTCCTTTCGTCTGGCCAATCAGGAGCCTGCGCCAGGATGTCCAGGTCAATCACATAGACGGACTGCTGGGCCGCTATTCGATGGACGCCGGGACACCGCTGGGCGAGCATACCTACAGGGCCGCGCGGGCATCGGCCGATACCGCGCTGACCGCGGCCAAGATGGTCCTCGACGGCGCGCCCTCGGTCTTTTCCCTGTGCCGTCCGCCAGGTCACCACGCCGGGTTCGATTTTTTCGGCGGCTACTGCTTCTTCAACAACGCCGCGGTCGCCGCGCAGTACCTGCGGGACTACGGCCTGCACCGCGTCGCCATTCTGGATGTCGACTACCACCACGGCAACGGCACCCAGGCCCTGTTTTACGACCGGCCGGATGTCCTGTTCCTGTCCCTTCATGCCGACCCGAAGGATGAATATCCCTACTTCCTCGGCTATTCGGACGAAACGGGAGAACATGCCGGGACCGGGTTCACCCGCAACTGGCCGCTGCCGCTGGGCACCGACTGGGAAAGCTATTCGCTGGCACTCGAGGAAGCCTGCCGCTGGCTTCTGGTCTACAAGCCCGAGGCGATGATCGTCTCCCTCGGCCTGGATTGCTACGAGAACGATCCGATTTCCGGCTTCCGGTTCAAGAGCGAGGACTTCCTGCGTCTCGGCCAGAGACTGAAGAAGGTCGGTGTTCCAACCATCTTCCTGATGGAAGGTGGCTATGCGGTCGACGCGCTTGGCACGAATTGCGTCAACGTCCTGGAAGGCTTTGAAGGCTAA
- a CDS encoding PhnD/SsuA/transferrin family substrate-binding protein, translated as MRVSSEGYVGIVALVKIWALTALTILMAAGLSRAIAQDNAASPERLRLGVVVAADEGTRDRVEPFRLALEEIADLPVDLFLLDTMGDAVEALADGRIDYARLSPSAYAAVHQLCTCVEPMVTAGPDDFPARFYAILVARRGEEKQTLADLKGTRLAVGGTHAVAGYRVPLANLAADGINARSHFSTLVEVEDPVEGLRAVLDGRVNASLAWSTLAGEAKNGYTAGTLNDFYVSGARGLDDLEIVWRSPPIPYSAHTLRKDLPDPLKRRLRAGLMDLRREAPDAYLAIEPDLPGGFEPVVHADYRPVLRTYEDEFAALLDPAGQ; from the coding sequence TTGCGAGTATCATCAGAAGGTTATGTCGGTATTGTGGCGCTCGTGAAGATATGGGCCCTGACCGCGCTGACGATTCTCATGGCGGCAGGGTTATCCCGCGCAATTGCGCAGGACAACGCCGCGTCGCCGGAAAGGCTGCGTCTCGGTGTGGTTGTCGCCGCCGATGAAGGTACCCGTGACCGGGTGGAACCGTTCCGGCTTGCTTTGGAGGAAATCGCCGACCTGCCGGTCGATCTGTTCCTGCTGGACACCATGGGCGACGCGGTCGAGGCTCTTGCCGATGGACGGATCGATTATGCCAGGCTGTCGCCCTCGGCCTATGCGGCCGTGCACCAGCTGTGTACCTGCGTCGAGCCGATGGTGACCGCGGGACCGGATGACTTCCCGGCACGGTTCTATGCCATACTGGTGGCCAGGCGAGGGGAAGAAAAGCAGACGCTTGCAGATCTGAAAGGCACGCGCCTGGCGGTTGGCGGCACCCACGCCGTGGCCGGTTACCGTGTGCCCCTGGCCAACCTGGCCGCGGACGGGATCAATGCAAGGTCCCATTTCAGCACACTGGTGGAGGTCGAGGATCCGGTCGAAGGCTTGCGCGCCGTACTGGACGGGCGTGTGAACGCCTCCCTTGCCTGGTCGACGCTCGCGGGGGAAGCCAAGAACGGCTACACGGCAGGCACGCTCAACGACTTCTATGTGTCCGGGGCGCGGGGGCTCGATGACCTCGAGATCGTCTGGCGATCGCCGCCGATCCCCTATTCCGCGCACACCTTGCGCAAGGACCTGCCGGACCCGCTGAAGCGGCGTTTGAGGGCGGGACTGATGGACCTGCGCCGGGAAGCCCCCGACGCGTATCTGGCGATCGAACCGGACCTGCCCGGTGGCTTCGAGCCGGTGGTGCATGCCGATTATCGGCCGGTCCTGCGCACATACGAGGACGAGTTCGCTGCACTTCTGGATCCTGCCGGGCAATGA